One window of the Chryseobacterium sp. CY350 genome contains the following:
- a CDS encoding MATE family efflux transporter gives MNFLNKNYTKEALTLALPVMLTQVGQVSVNLFDNIIVGKLLGADALASVSLGNAVFFSMFVLALGFSFAIPPLVSEAHSQNDSKTINSVFSHGFVINMTVGIILMLVLFAGLPLLYKSGQPEKIIPDTVDFLWIMAISIVPFMAFQTLREVSEGLSYTIGVTKATIIANIINIVLNYVFIKGLWIFPEMGVKGSALASLIARVFMVVFLYYVLLKEKKTRQYIKDFSLKIEVFSKQMFEKMVRIGFPTALQMFFEVTAFAGAAFICGLISSHDIASHQIALSMASFTFNLCIGFSVASTVMIGRKLGEQNFVELRKVGINNLKIAFLFMCFCGIIFILGRNILPTFFTKGEEIEVITLASKLMIIAALFQLSDGIQVTALGMLRGLQDVKIPSIITFIAYWLITIPLGYFLCVTMEMGAFGMWIALGLGLTISAVMLVLRFLKLSAKRIGTAKS, from the coding sequence ATGAACTTTTTAAATAAAAACTACACCAAAGAAGCTCTCACTTTGGCTCTTCCCGTAATGCTTACGCAGGTCGGTCAGGTTTCTGTGAACTTATTCGACAATATTATTGTAGGCAAACTGCTCGGCGCAGATGCATTAGCTTCTGTTTCTCTCGGTAATGCGGTGTTTTTCTCAATGTTTGTTTTAGCATTGGGTTTTTCGTTTGCCATTCCGCCACTGGTTTCGGAGGCACATTCTCAAAATGATAGCAAAACTATTAATTCGGTTTTCAGTCATGGTTTTGTGATCAATATGACGGTTGGTATTATTCTGATGCTCGTATTATTTGCCGGTTTACCATTGCTTTACAAATCCGGACAACCCGAAAAAATTATTCCGGATACGGTCGATTTTCTCTGGATCATGGCGATAAGCATTGTGCCATTCATGGCTTTTCAAACATTGAGAGAGGTTTCCGAAGGTCTCTCTTATACAATTGGGGTGACGAAAGCAACCATTATTGCTAATATTATCAACATTGTTTTAAATTACGTTTTCATCAAAGGCTTATGGATTTTTCCCGAAATGGGTGTAAAGGGTTCTGCATTAGCAAGTTTGATTGCAAGAGTTTTTATGGTTGTTTTTCTTTATTACGTTTTACTTAAAGAGAAAAAAACAAGACAGTATATAAAAGATTTTTCATTGAAAATAGAAGTGTTCTCAAAACAAATGTTTGAAAAAATGGTGAGAATAGGTTTTCCTACTGCTTTACAAATGTTTTTTGAGGTTACCGCTTTTGCTGGAGCTGCTTTTATTTGCGGACTTATTTCTTCCCACGACATTGCATCTCACCAAATTGCATTAAGTATGGCTTCGTTTACATTTAATTTATGCATCGGTTTCAGTGTTGCTTCTACCGTAATGATCGGGAGAAAACTAGGAGAGCAGAATTTCGTGGAACTTAGAAAAGTTGGAATTAATAATTTGAAGATAGCTTTTCTCTTTATGTGTTTTTGTGGAATAATATTCATTTTAGGAAGAAATATTCTGCCCACTTTCTTTACAAAAGGTGAAGAAATAGAAGTGATTACTTTAGCCTCAAAACTAATGATTATTGCCGCTCTTTTTCAATTATCAGACGGAATTCAGGTAACGGCTTTAGGAATGCTGAGAGGTCTGCAGGATGTGAAAATTCCATCAATCATTACATTTATTGCTTATTGGCTGATTACAATTCCTTTGGGATATTTCCTTTGCGTGACGATGGAAATGGGTGCTTTCGGAATGTGGATTGCTCTCGGATTGGGATTAACGATTTCTGCAGTAATGCTCGTGCTACGATTTCTTAAATTATCGGCAAAGAGAATTGGAACTGCCAAATCATAA
- a CDS encoding YggS family pyridoxal phosphate-dependent enzyme, producing the protein MSIQENYNKIKNQLPDNVELVAVSKTHPVTAIQEVYDLGQKVFGENKVQELTEKYPLLPNDIQWHLIGHLQTNKVKYIAEFIDTIQSVDSEKLLKEINKEAAKYNRTIKVLLQVKIAEEETKFGLEIEEAKILFQKFVDGEFSNVQITGLMGMATFTEDENQVRKEFKVLKDLFDDLSTTNPLQTLSMGMSDDFPIAIDCGANSIRVGSAIFGRRDYAQS; encoded by the coding sequence ATGAGTATTCAGGAAAATTACAATAAGATTAAAAACCAACTTCCGGATAACGTTGAATTGGTGGCGGTTTCAAAAACTCACCCGGTTACTGCGATTCAGGAAGTTTATGATTTAGGACAAAAAGTTTTTGGTGAAAATAAAGTTCAGGAGCTGACTGAAAAATATCCGTTACTGCCTAACGATATTCAGTGGCATTTGATCGGGCATCTACAAACCAATAAAGTAAAATATATTGCTGAATTTATTGATACCATTCAAAGTGTAGATTCGGAGAAACTTTTAAAAGAAATCAACAAGGAAGCTGCAAAATACAACCGAACAATTAAAGTTTTACTTCAGGTAAAAATTGCTGAAGAAGAGACCAAATTTGGGTTGGAAATTGAGGAAGCTAAAATTCTGTTTCAAAAATTTGTTGATGGTGAATTTTCCAATGTTCAAATCACAGGACTAATGGGAATGGCAACTTTCACGGAAGATGAAAATCAAGTAAGAAAAGAATTTAAAGTTTTGAAAGATCTTTTTGATGATTTAAGTACAACAAACCCTTTGCAAACTCTTTCTATGGGAATGAGCGACGACTTCCCTATCGCAATTGATTGCGGAGCAAATTCTATCCGCGTTGGTTCGGCAATTTTCGGGCGCAGAGATTATGCCCAATCATAG
- a CDS encoding DMT family transporter codes for MNWIILIIAGLFEVGFASCLGKVKETSGNVMYWWFAGFLACLTISMLLLIKATETLPIGTAYAVWTGIGAVGTVLMGILVFKDPVSFWRIFFICTLIGSVIGLKVVSH; via the coding sequence ATGAATTGGATTATCTTAATTATTGCAGGACTTTTTGAGGTTGGTTTTGCCTCTTGTCTTGGAAAAGTAAAAGAAACATCGGGAAACGTAATGTATTGGTGGTTTGCAGGTTTCCTTGCATGTCTTACCATCAGTATGCTGTTGTTAATAAAAGCTACAGAAACTCTTCCGATAGGAACGGCTTATGCAGTCTGGACCGGAATTGGCGCTGTAGGAACTGTTCTAATGGGAATTTTAGTTTTTAAAGACCCCGTAAGTTTCTGGAGAATATTTTTTATCTGTACATTAATTGGTTCTGTGATCGGTCTGAAAGTTGTATCTCACTAA
- the era gene encoding GTPase Era — MHKAGFVNIVGKPNAGKSTLLNQLMGEKLAIVTQKAQTTRHRIFGIYNEEDLQIVFSDTPGVLDPKYGLQEKMMDFVKDSLQDADVFLFIVDVTDKSEQSEFLIDKLNKIPVPVLLLLNKIDQTNQEGLEKIATEWHERIPKAEILPISALNAFNIDVILPKLKSMLPESPAYYDKDMYTDKPERFFVNEAIREKILLNYDKEIPYSVEVVTEMFKEKEGIIFIDSIIYVERDTQKGIIIGHKGEAIKKVGTEARIDLEKFFSKKIHLNLFVKVKKDWRKNDRDLKNFGYR; from the coding sequence ATGCATAAAGCAGGATTTGTAAATATCGTTGGAAAGCCGAACGCCGGAAAATCTACCCTACTGAATCAATTAATGGGCGAGAAACTGGCAATTGTAACGCAAAAGGCACAGACAACCAGACATAGAATTTTCGGAATTTATAACGAAGAAGATCTACAGATCGTATTTTCTGATACTCCGGGAGTTTTGGATCCTAAGTACGGTTTGCAGGAGAAAATGATGGATTTTGTGAAAGATTCTTTGCAGGATGCAGATGTTTTTCTATTTATTGTAGACGTTACAGACAAGTCGGAACAATCAGAATTTTTAATTGATAAATTAAATAAAATCCCTGTACCGGTTTTGTTATTGCTAAATAAAATCGACCAGACCAATCAGGAAGGTCTTGAAAAAATAGCGACCGAGTGGCACGAGAGAATACCGAAAGCGGAGATTCTTCCTATTTCTGCTCTGAATGCTTTTAATATTGATGTTATTTTACCAAAATTAAAATCAATGTTACCGGAAAGTCCGGCGTACTATGATAAGGACATGTATACTGACAAACCGGAAAGATTTTTTGTAAACGAGGCAATTCGTGAAAAAATTCTTTTGAATTACGATAAAGAAATTCCGTATTCGGTAGAAGTAGTAACCGAAATGTTCAAAGAAAAAGAAGGAATTATTTTTATCGATTCTATTATTTATGTTGAAAGAGATACCCAAAAAGGAATCATCATCGGTCATAAAGGTGAGGCAATCAAAAAAGTAGGAACCGAAGCAAGAATAGATCTGGAGAAGTTTTTTTCAAAAAAAATTCATTTAAATCTCTTTGTTAAAGTGAAAAAAGACTGGAGAAAAAACGACAGAGATCTGAAGAATTTCGGATACAGATAG
- a CDS encoding T9SS type A sorting domain-containing protein: protein MKKYLFILTFLSHLVSAQNAELFSNTWYISQIVTNGQNVTTPAMAYSISASTFSQNGSEYIFNSKYFNTATSNITFSPTLSNFTKNGGGCTLADYWGTNMTAVQGFDQKNCDFYVGNPSLPVPAGTLYSYQIINNGSSKTLIITNPTTGTQIFYNNSILGTKENLLKKNFRMFPNPSKDFLIVEHIERNLNLKIYETSGKLVYETLTSEKSIRIDVSHFQKGQYILMIENLKPEFFIKD from the coding sequence ATGAAAAAATATCTATTTATTTTAACCTTTTTGAGTCATCTTGTTTCTGCACAAAATGCTGAACTTTTTAGCAACACTTGGTACATTTCGCAAATAGTCACTAATGGACAAAACGTAACCACTCCTGCAATGGCTTACAGTATTTCAGCGTCAACGTTTTCGCAAAATGGCTCAGAATATATTTTTAACTCAAAATATTTTAATACGGCTACATCAAATATTACTTTTTCCCCAACACTCAGCAATTTCACAAAAAATGGCGGAGGTTGCACATTGGCCGATTATTGGGGAACAAATATGACTGCTGTACAGGGTTTTGACCAAAAGAATTGTGACTTTTATGTCGGAAATCCGTCTCTTCCAGTTCCGGCAGGAACATTATATAGTTATCAAATTATAAACAATGGATCTTCTAAAACGCTGATTATTACAAACCCGACAACGGGAACACAAATATTTTACAACAATTCGATACTTGGTACAAAAGAAAATTTGCTAAAAAAGAATTTTAGAATGTTCCCAAATCCTTCAAAAGATTTTTTGATTGTTGAGCACATTGAACGAAATTTGAATCTAAAGATCTATGAAACTTCTGGAAAACTGGTTTATGAAACCCTTACTTCAGAAAAATCTATTAGAATCGATGTAAGTCATTTTCAAAAAGGTCAGTATATTCTGATGATCGAA
- a CDS encoding polysaccharide deacetylase family protein — protein sequence MKNNFEEKSVNRTFLGVFALMSAATILFNSCSKKKHKTESFKISSQVHPAAIKVQKIDDENVISDKRVIYLTFDDGPNRGTENLLKILHKRNVCATAFLVGQHAKGSKKQKDDLESLRKDKLVELANHSYTHAHNKYTDFYRNPAMVIHDFDAAKDSLRLNSKIARTPGRNIWRLKNITVTDLKSSNEAANKLKNAGYKIIGWDLEWKPTNKMTLKGNHQEMLKKVDSIFFNDLEKTSRHLVFLAHDQYLTDADSINELDLFIEKLQKTNRFVFRKISKYPRINEVLN from the coding sequence ATGAAAAATAACTTTGAGGAAAAGTCTGTGAACAGGACTTTTCTTGGAGTGTTTGCATTGATGAGTGCAGCCACGATCTTATTCAACAGTTGCAGTAAGAAAAAACACAAAACCGAATCTTTCAAAATTAGTTCACAAGTTCATCCCGCCGCAATCAAAGTCCAGAAAATCGACGATGAAAATGTCATTTCAGACAAAAGAGTAATTTACCTTACTTTCGATGACGGTCCCAACCGCGGAACTGAAAATCTCTTAAAAATATTACATAAAAGAAATGTCTGCGCAACTGCATTTTTGGTTGGGCAGCATGCAAAAGGTAGCAAAAAACAAAAAGACGATCTTGAATCTTTGAGAAAAGATAAACTGGTAGAACTCGCCAATCACAGTTATACGCACGCCCACAATAAATACACAGATTTTTACAGAAATCCTGCGATGGTAATTCACGATTTTGATGCTGCAAAAGACAGTCTTAGATTAAATAGTAAGATTGCCAGAACACCGGGAAGAAATATCTGGAGGCTAAAAAACATCACCGTTACAGATCTTAAAAGCTCAAACGAAGCTGCAAACAAGCTCAAAAATGCCGGTTATAAAATTATAGGATGGGATCTGGAATGGAAACCTACCAACAAAATGACGTTGAAAGGAAATCATCAGGAAATGCTAAAAAAAGTTGACAGTATTTTCTTTAATGATCTCGAAAAAACTTCTAGACATTTGGTTTTTCTTGCGCATGATCAATATTTAACAGACGCAGATTCAATTAATGAACTTGATTTATTTATTGAAAAACTTCAGAAAACAAATCGGTTTGTCTTTAGAAAAATTTCTAAATACCCGAGAATTAATGAAGTTTTAAACTAG
- a CDS encoding sigma-54-dependent transcriptional regulator, with the protein MQKILIVEDEKAISGVLQSILSDELTDYEFVIAEDGLEGYKQVEKEDFALVISDIKMPKMSGTEFLKQSLILKPESTFIMISGHADIDSAVACLKDGAYDFISKPIDINRLITSVKNALVKETLKKENKNLQTENKTLKRKVNKKYQMIGESAALKKIQEMIEKVAVSDARVLITGPNGAGKELVAHAIHNLSERAKGPMVEVNCAAIPSELIESELFGHVKGSFTGAIKDKQGKFEQANGGTIFLDEIGDMSLIAQAKVLRALQESKVSPVGSDKEIKVDVRVLAATNKNMAKEIEAGRFREDLYHRLSVIEIYVPPLDDRKEDIKLLVDHFSTLISDEHGTALKKFDDTAIDALKALSWTGNIRELRNVVERLIILGGTTVSQEDVASFVRK; encoded by the coding sequence ATGCAAAAAATCCTTATTGTAGAAGACGAAAAAGCGATCTCCGGTGTACTTCAAAGTATTCTTTCGGATGAACTTACCGATTACGAATTTGTTATTGCCGAAGACGGCCTTGAAGGCTACAAACAAGTTGAGAAAGAAGACTTTGCCTTAGTAATTTCAGATATCAAAATGCCTAAAATGTCGGGTACGGAATTTTTAAAACAAAGTTTGATTTTAAAACCTGAATCTACATTTATCATGATTTCCGGGCATGCCGATATTGATTCTGCGGTAGCTTGCTTAAAGGATGGAGCTTACGATTTTATCTCAAAACCAATTGATATCAACCGATTGATTACCAGTGTGAAAAACGCTTTGGTTAAGGAAACTTTAAAGAAAGAAAATAAAAATCTTCAGACGGAAAATAAAACCCTAAAAAGAAAAGTTAATAAAAAATACCAGATGATCGGTGAATCTGCTGCTTTGAAGAAAATTCAGGAGATGATCGAGAAAGTGGCTGTTTCTGATGCTAGAGTTTTGATTACAGGCCCAAATGGTGCCGGAAAAGAATTGGTTGCTCATGCAATTCACAATTTAAGCGAAAGAGCAAAAGGTCCGATGGTAGAGGTAAACTGTGCTGCAATTCCTTCCGAGTTGATAGAATCTGAACTTTTCGGACACGTAAAAGGTTCGTTTACAGGCGCTATAAAAGACAAACAAGGAAAATTTGAACAGGCGAATGGCGGTACTATTTTCTTAGATGAGATCGGTGATATGAGTTTAATCGCTCAGGCGAAAGTTTTGAGAGCATTGCAGGAAAGCAAAGTTTCTCCTGTTGGAAGCGATAAAGAAATAAAAGTTGATGTAAGAGTACTTGCAGCAACCAACAAAAATATGGCGAAAGAAATCGAGGCCGGAAGATTCAGAGAAGATCTGTATCACAGACTTTCTGTAATTGAAATCTACGTTCCGCCTTTGGATGACAGAAAAGAAGACATCAAATTACTGGTAGATCACTTTTCGACATTGATTTCTGATGAGCACGGTACAGCTTTGAAAAAATTCGATGACACTGCAATTGATGCCTTAAAAGCACTTTCATGGACAGGAAACATCAGAGAATTAAGAAACGTTGTGGAAAGATTAATAATTCTTGGCGGAACTACAGTTTCACAAGAGGACGTTGCAAGTTTTGTTAGAAAATAA
- a CDS encoding Crp/Fnr family transcriptional regulator: MNIDDIIDHIYPLPTASKEKLKKYIIEVKRPKGFRLMESDKVITKVYFLKKGIVRAYASTENNDITFWFGTEGEPIVSMKSYVDEKPGYESIELLEDCELYQLETKKLKQFFNEDIHIANWGRKFAERELVKTEELIISRQYKTALERYKDLLKEKPYLLQRVQLGHIASYLGITQVSLSRIRAEIR, from the coding sequence ATGAATATTGACGATATTATTGATCACATCTACCCTCTTCCAACGGCTTCAAAAGAAAAACTGAAAAAATATATTATTGAGGTGAAGCGTCCTAAAGGTTTCCGTCTCATGGAATCTGATAAAGTAATTACGAAAGTTTATTTTTTGAAAAAAGGAATTGTAAGAGCTTATGCTTCTACAGAAAATAACGACATCACTTTCTGGTTCGGGACTGAAGGTGAACCGATAGTTTCTATGAAAAGTTATGTTGATGAAAAGCCTGGTTATGAAAGTATTGAACTGTTAGAAGACTGCGAACTGTACCAGTTGGAAACAAAAAAACTGAAACAGTTTTTTAATGAAGACATTCATATTGCTAATTGGGGCAGAAAATTTGCGGAAAGAGAACTGGTAAAAACTGAAGAATTAATCATCTCAAGACAATATAAAACTGCGCTGGAACGCTACAAAGACCTTTTGAAAGAAAAACCATATCTTCTGCAGAGAGTTCAGCTGGGCCACATTGCTTCCTATCTTGGCATTACACAAGTGAGTTTGAGTAGAATTCGGGCAGAAATAAGATAA
- a CDS encoding alpha/beta hydrolase family protein, with amino-acid sequence MKIKLTICLLAFLNLYEAQENISYQKPSAEILKLADYERPPSVMTNSKKDWIVFSYRPTYKTLDDLNQQEMKVGGLRINPITNISSSVTYSNNLKVRKMNDKTEIQVKGLPENPKITSTSFSPDEKKLAFTNTTDKGVELWVIDLETATAKKITKDNLNANLGNPYSWMKDSQSFLIKVLPENRPKLTDSSKDLPTGPIVSTSDGKVSQNRTYQDLLKNPQDEKNFEILTASELYHIDLNGNLKKFKDQDLFAGINYSPDGNYVMLTTIKKPFSYIVPLSRFPSTATVYDAKGNVVKIVNEVPLTEIMPKGFSSVRTGKRDMTWRADQPATLVFAEALDGGDQAKNVDYRDEVFTWEAPFNAQPKSFFKTKQRYEGTSWTNNHYAIVSEGWYDTRNTKSYLVDLDGGKSQIIEDRNYQDVYSDPGSFNTTKNDFGRYVLDMENDKAYLIGAGFTKDGQHPFIDEMDIKSLKKKRLYTSNLKESKEEIIDIINSAKGEVLTIQQSANSYPNYFKKNIKSNKAEAVTNFANPFESIKDVYKEVITYKRNDDVTLTGTLYLPANYDRKAKKEKLPLLIWAYPTEYKDKNTAGQNTQNPNDFTFPYYGSFVYWTTKGYAVLDDAAFPIIGEGKTEPNDTFIPQLVANGKAAIDAVDQLGYIDRNKVAVGGHSYGAFMTANLLTHSKDYACGIARSGAYNRTLTPFGFQSEQRNYWDVPEIYNNMSPFMNADKMKTPLLLIHGDADNNPGTFTLQTERYFQALKNLGAPVKMVLLPKEAHGYVAKENILHLLWEQDQFLEKCLKK; translated from the coding sequence ATGAAGATCAAGCTAACTATCTGTCTACTTGCGTTTCTAAATTTGTATGAAGCGCAGGAAAATATCTCATACCAGAAACCATCTGCCGAAATTTTAAAACTTGCAGACTATGAACGGCCGCCAAGTGTAATGACCAATTCGAAAAAAGACTGGATTGTTTTTAGTTACAGGCCAACGTACAAAACTCTGGATGATCTTAATCAGCAGGAAATGAAAGTGGGTGGATTAAGAATTAATCCGATAACCAATATTTCAAGTTCTGTAACGTACTCCAACAACCTGAAGGTACGTAAGATGAACGACAAAACAGAAATTCAGGTAAAAGGTTTACCCGAGAACCCTAAAATTACGAGTACATCATTTTCACCAGACGAAAAGAAACTTGCATTCACCAATACAACCGATAAAGGCGTTGAACTTTGGGTGATAGACTTAGAAACCGCTACTGCAAAGAAAATTACAAAAGATAATCTGAATGCTAATTTAGGAAATCCGTACAGCTGGATGAAAGATTCTCAGAGCTTTTTGATTAAAGTTCTTCCTGAAAACAGACCAAAACTAACAGATTCTTCAAAAGATCTTCCAACCGGACCGATTGTTTCTACTTCAGACGGAAAAGTTTCGCAAAACAGAACATATCAGGATCTGCTTAAAAATCCTCAGGACGAAAAGAATTTTGAAATTCTTACCGCGTCAGAATTGTATCATATAGATTTAAATGGAAATTTAAAAAAGTTTAAAGATCAGGATCTTTTTGCCGGCATCAACTATTCTCCTGACGGAAATTATGTGATGCTCACAACCATAAAAAAACCATTTTCTTATATTGTTCCGCTTAGCAGATTCCCTTCAACTGCGACTGTTTACGATGCAAAAGGAAATGTCGTGAAAATAGTAAATGAAGTTCCACTTACTGAAATTATGCCTAAAGGATTTTCATCGGTCAGAACCGGAAAACGGGATATGACCTGGAGAGCCGATCAACCTGCAACTTTAGTTTTTGCTGAAGCTTTGGATGGTGGTGATCAGGCAAAAAATGTAGATTACAGGGATGAAGTCTTTACTTGGGAAGCACCTTTTAATGCGCAACCGAAATCTTTCTTTAAAACAAAACAAAGATATGAAGGCACAAGCTGGACGAATAATCATTACGCCATTGTTTCCGAAGGTTGGTATGATACCAGAAATACAAAATCTTATTTGGTAGATCTAGACGGCGGTAAATCTCAGATTATCGAGGATAGAAATTATCAGGATGTTTACAGCGATCCCGGAAGTTTTAATACTACAAAAAATGATTTCGGAAGATATGTTTTAGACATGGAAAATGATAAAGCCTATCTTATCGGTGCCGGATTTACAAAAGATGGTCAACATCCTTTTATAGATGAGATGGATATAAAATCTTTAAAAAAGAAAAGACTCTACACGTCGAATCTAAAGGAATCTAAAGAGGAAATAATAGACATCATTAATTCTGCAAAAGGAGAGGTTTTGACGATTCAACAGTCTGCAAATTCATATCCGAATTATTTTAAAAAAAATATAAAGTCGAATAAAGCAGAAGCCGTAACCAATTTTGCCAATCCGTTTGAGAGCATTAAAGATGTTTACAAAGAAGTGATTACCTACAAAAGAAATGACGATGTTACTTTGACGGGAACGCTTTATTTACCCGCAAATTATGACAGAAAAGCTAAAAAAGAAAAATTACCGCTATTAATCTGGGCTTATCCTACAGAATATAAAGATAAAAATACAGCTGGTCAAAATACCCAAAATCCGAATGACTTTACATTTCCTTATTACGGTTCGTTTGTTTACTGGACGACTAAAGGATATGCTGTCTTAGATGATGCCGCGTTCCCAATTATCGGTGAGGGAAAAACAGAACCTAATGACACTTTTATTCCACAGTTAGTCGCCAACGGAAAAGCTGCTATTGATGCGGTAGATCAGTTAGGATATATTGACAGAAACAAAGTTGCAGTTGGCGGACATTCTTACGGTGCATTTATGACAGCCAATCTTTTGACGCATTCTAAAGATTATGCCTGTGGAATTGCCCGAAGTGGTGCATACAACAGAACATTAACGCCATTTGGTTTCCAGAGTGAGCAGCGGAATTACTGGGATGTACCGGAAATCTACAACAATATGTCTCCGTTTATGAATGCCGATAAAATGAAAACGCCGTTATTATTGATTCATGGTGATGCAGATAATAATCCGGGAACGTTTACTTTACAGACCGAAAGATATTTTCAGGCTCTGAAAAACCTTGGAGCACCAGTGAAGATGGTTCTTCTTCCAAAAGAAGCTCACGGATATGTTGCCAAAGAAAACATTCTTCATCTTCTTTGGGAACAAGATCAGTTTCTGGAGAAATGTCTTAAGAAATAA
- a CDS encoding DUF72 domain-containing protein, translating into MKEEKIYIGCSGFYNNDWKGSLYPEDAKSKDFLTLYSQQFNSVEINSTFYRKPTAKTLQKWFGETPDDFKFFIKIPKSISHEKRLENCKDEITIFCNYIKTHLEEKLAGFLYQFPPSFKNSDENLKRIFENIDLQFFNVIEFRHESWWNEEIFKILEQKNITFSGVSFPGNLPEDVIINSKNAVYYRLHGKPILYKSEYSEEFLNDLAAKIKHSNLKSYIFFNNTWGTAAIKNGLYLQENLG; encoded by the coding sequence ATGAAAGAAGAAAAAATCTACATCGGTTGCTCAGGTTTTTACAACAACGATTGGAAGGGTTCTTTGTATCCTGAAGATGCGAAAAGCAAAGACTTTCTGACTTTATATTCTCAACAGTTTAATTCAGTTGAAATTAATTCTACATTTTACAGGAAACCAACTGCGAAAACGCTTCAAAAATGGTTTGGTGAAACTCCTGATGATTTTAAATTTTTCATTAAAATCCCTAAGTCAATTTCACACGAAAAAAGACTTGAAAACTGCAAAGATGAAATCACAATTTTCTGCAATTATATTAAAACTCATTTAGAAGAGAAACTTGCGGGATTTCTTTATCAATTTCCGCCATCATTTAAGAATTCGGACGAGAATCTTAAACGCATTTTTGAAAATATTGATCTTCAATTTTTTAATGTGATTGAATTTCGTCATGAATCCTGGTGGAATGAAGAAATTTTTAAAATTTTAGAGCAAAAAAATATTACTTTTTCGGGAGTGAGTTTTCCTGGCAATCTTCCTGAAGATGTTATCATTAATTCAAAAAATGCAGTTTACTATCGTCTTCATGGAAAACCAATTCTTTACAAATCAGAATATTCGGAGGAATTTTTGAATGACTTAGCTGCGAAAATTAAGCATTCAAATCTGAAATCTTATATATTTTTCAATAATACATGGGGAACCGCAGCTATTAAAAACGGTTTATACCTACAAGAAAATTTGGGTTAA
- a CDS encoding DoxX family protein, translated as MTYFNSKTNLVIIDVVLLIVRLFVGFAMLSHGFPKLQMLLEGGEIKFFDFLGMGPKISLILTVFAEFVCSIFLILGLFTRIAVGFLMFTMIVAGFVVHGSDAFDKREMSLLYLSIYFLIMALGAGRFSIDGMIEKKRRASEW; from the coding sequence ATGACCTATTTTAATTCGAAAACTAATCTGGTAATCATAGACGTGGTATTATTAATCGTAAGATTATTCGTAGGATTTGCGATGTTGTCTCACGGTTTCCCAAAATTGCAGATGTTACTGGAAGGTGGTGAGATTAAGTTTTTTGATTTTTTGGGAATGGGTCCGAAAATTTCTCTTATTCTAACAGTTTTTGCGGAATTTGTCTGTTCGATATTTTTAATCTTGGGGCTTTTTACAAGAATAGCAGTAGGATTTTTGATGTTTACCATGATTGTGGCTGGTTTTGTGGTTCACGGTTCTGATGCTTTTGATAAAAGAGAAATGAGTTTGCTTTATCTAAGTATTTATTTTTTAATCATGGCATTAGGCGCAGGAAGATTCTCTATTGATGGTATGATCGAGAAAAAAAGAAGAGCTTCAGAATGGTAA
- a CDS encoding GNAT family N-acetyltransferase encodes MEEIILKQIGTENVEQLQKIARQTFFDTFSPQNSEENMAEYMRTGFTIEKLTTEVENEDSEFFFALLHDEVIGYLKINFGAAQTELQDDNSLEIERIYVSKDFHGKKVGQILYDKALQIAQNKDLEYVWLGVWEENHRAVQFYKKNGFVEFDKHIFKFGSEDQTDIMMKKSL; translated from the coding sequence ATGGAAGAGATTATTTTAAAACAAATAGGAACAGAAAACGTAGAACAATTGCAAAAAATCGCCAGACAAACTTTTTTCGACACTTTTTCACCACAAAATTCTGAAGAAAACATGGCAGAATATATGAGGACAGGTTTTACGATAGAAAAATTAACGACAGAAGTTGAGAACGAAGATTCGGAGTTTTTCTTTGCTTTATTACATGACGAAGTGATTGGATACTTAAAAATAAACTTCGGAGCTGCTCAAACCGAATTACAAGATGACAACTCTCTTGAGATAGAAAGAATTTACGTTTCAAAAGATTTTCACGGTAAAAAAGTTGGACAAATTCTTTATGATAAAGCTTTGCAGATTGCTCAAAATAAAGACTTAGAATATGTTTGGCTGGGAGTCTGGGAAGAAAATCACAGAGCAGTTCAGTTTTACAAGAAAAATGGTTTTGTAGAATTTGACAAACATATTTTTAAATTTGGAAGTGAAGATCAAACGGATATTATGATGAAAAAGTCCCTTTGA